The following coding sequences are from one Frigoribacterium sp. Leaf415 window:
- a CDS encoding ATP-dependent helicase, translating to MTEAADLIAGLDEQQRRAASKLLGPVCLLAGAGTGKTRAITHRIAYGVATGVYAPNRVMALTFTSRAAAELRGRLRHLGAGGVSARTFHASALSQLSYFWPQTMGGQMPRLLDSKAKALAHAAESLRLKIDTAALRDLAAEIEWRKVSRLTLEDYAKALPGRSLPPSISVEKAVDLHRAYEAVKDERRQLDFEDVLLATVGMLELEPRVAQQVHEQYRFFVVDEYQDVSPLQQDLLDLWLGGRNDLCVVGDASQTIYSFAGASSDYLLGFGARYDDATVVRLEQNYRSSRQIVDTANQLMRGRPGALHLHPAVETTGPVPPVTEYASDSAEARGIAETIADEIRSGVAPEEIAVLYRVNVQAAAIERALADVGVSTRIHGATRFFELREVKEALMMMKGAAVSIVGEPLFKTVSDVLRSLGWTQDAPDQRGAIRDRWESLNTIMGLAEASAPGTTLRQFVDELFARQAGQHEPTMAAVTLATLHSAKGLEWRSVYLIGLSEGLVPISYAKDDAAIDEERRLLYVGVTRARERLRLSWSRSGQGRGGERRVSRFVEELRTRTPGGAARSRE from the coding sequence GTGACCGAGGCCGCCGACCTGATCGCGGGGCTCGACGAGCAGCAGCGCCGGGCGGCGTCGAAACTGCTCGGTCCCGTGTGCCTGCTCGCGGGTGCCGGGACGGGCAAGACCCGCGCCATCACCCACCGCATCGCGTACGGCGTCGCCACGGGTGTCTACGCCCCGAACCGCGTCATGGCGCTCACCTTCACCTCACGTGCGGCCGCCGAACTGCGTGGTCGGTTGCGTCACCTGGGTGCCGGGGGAGTCTCGGCGCGCACCTTCCACGCCTCGGCCCTGTCCCAGCTGTCCTATTTCTGGCCGCAGACGATGGGCGGTCAGATGCCGCGCCTCCTCGACAGCAAGGCCAAGGCACTCGCCCACGCCGCCGAGTCCTTGCGTCTGAAAATCGACACTGCGGCCTTGCGGGATCTCGCGGCCGAGATCGAGTGGCGGAAGGTCTCGCGGCTCACCCTCGAGGACTACGCGAAGGCCCTGCCGGGCAGGTCGCTGCCGCCGTCGATCAGCGTCGAGAAGGCCGTCGACCTGCACCGTGCCTACGAGGCCGTCAAGGACGAACGGCGCCAGCTCGACTTCGAGGACGTGCTGCTCGCGACGGTCGGCATGCTCGAGCTCGAGCCGCGCGTGGCCCAGCAGGTGCACGAGCAGTACCGCTTCTTCGTCGTGGACGAGTACCAGGACGTCTCGCCCCTCCAACAAGACCTGCTCGACCTCTGGCTCGGCGGTCGGAACGACCTCTGCGTCGTCGGCGACGCCAGCCAGACCATCTACTCGTTCGCGGGTGCGTCGTCGGACTACCTGCTCGGGTTCGGCGCGCGGTACGACGACGCCACGGTCGTCCGTCTCGAGCAGAACTACCGATCGTCGCGGCAGATCGTCGACACGGCCAACCAGCTCATGCGGGGTCGGCCGGGGGCGTTGCACCTCCACCCGGCCGTCGAGACGACGGGTCCCGTGCCACCCGTGACCGAGTACGCCAGCGATTCGGCCGAGGCCCGGGGCATCGCCGAGACGATCGCCGACGAGATCCGCTCGGGCGTCGCCCCGGAAGAGATCGCCGTGCTGTACCGGGTCAACGTCCAGGCCGCGGCGATCGAGCGCGCGCTCGCCGACGTCGGCGTGTCGACCCGCATCCACGGTGCGACGCGGTTCTTCGAGCTGCGCGAGGTGAAAGAGGCCCTGATGATGATGAAGGGCGCGGCGGTCAGCATCGTGGGCGAGCCGCTCTTCAAGACCGTCAGTGACGTCCTGCGGTCGCTCGGCTGGACGCAGGACGCTCCCGACCAGAGAGGCGCGATACGCGACCGCTGGGAGTCCTTGAACACGATCATGGGCCTGGCCGAGGCGTCGGCGCCCGGGACGACCCTCCGCCAGTTCGTCGACGAGCTCTTCGCCCGCCAGGCCGGGCAACACGAGCCGACGATGGCCGCGGTCACCCTGGCGACGTTGCACTCGGCCAAGGGACTCGAATGGCGCAGCGTGTACCTGATCGGTCTCAGCGAGGGCCTCGTCCCGATCAGCTACGCGAAGGACGACGCGGCGATCGACGAGGAACGCCGCCTCTTGTACGTCGGCGTCACGAGGGCGCGTGAGCGGCTGCGGCTGTCGTGGAGCCGGTCGGGGCAGGGGCGCGGCGGCGAACGGCGCGTGAGCCGGTTCGTGGAAGAGCTGCGCACCCGCACTCCGGGTGGGGCGGCACGTTCGCGCGAGTGA
- the nudC gene encoding NAD(+) diphosphatase has product MSSPLTSRLPLSRHQVDRDYLTRERAGVVDELLASAATRVLPVWRGRTLMASADSLALLPASSVPPADDYVYLGVSKDPSAAEPVGTPLLAALLDDERAKSLAADDSAWGSPRVSGTALSARDAGLAVEAVAVANWHDSHRFSPRTGRRLVTDKAGWVRRDPDDGHEIFPRTDPAIIVGVTDADDRLLLGSNALWEQNRYSLLAGFVEPGESLEHAVQREIFEESGINVVSPRYLGSQPWPFPASLMLGFRAEVDTDDPGTLTPDGAEILDLRWFSRDELVAGLGDIVLPGRTSIARAIIEDWFGGEIDQ; this is encoded by the coding sequence ATGTCCTCGCCGCTCACGTCCCGGCTCCCGTTGTCCCGCCACCAGGTCGACCGTGACTACCTCACCCGCGAGCGCGCCGGGGTCGTCGACGAACTGCTCGCCTCGGCGGCCACCCGTGTGCTGCCGGTCTGGCGGGGACGCACGCTCATGGCGTCGGCGGATTCGCTGGCCCTGCTGCCGGCCTCGTCGGTCCCGCCCGCCGACGACTACGTCTACCTCGGCGTCTCGAAAGACCCGTCGGCCGCCGAACCCGTGGGCACGCCCCTCCTGGCGGCGCTCCTCGACGACGAGCGCGCGAAGTCGCTCGCGGCCGACGACTCGGCCTGGGGCAGCCCGCGAGTGTCGGGCACGGCGTTGAGCGCGCGCGACGCCGGCCTGGCCGTCGAGGCCGTCGCCGTGGCGAACTGGCACGACTCCCACCGGTTCTCGCCGCGGACCGGTCGGCGACTGGTCACCGACAAGGCGGGCTGGGTGCGTCGAGACCCTGACGACGGCCACGAGATCTTCCCCCGGACCGACCCCGCGATCATCGTCGGCGTGACCGATGCCGACGACCGCCTCCTGCTCGGTTCGAACGCCCTGTGGGAGCAGAACCGTTACTCGTTGCTGGCGGGCTTCGTCGAGCCCGGCGAATCGCTCGAGCACGCCGTGCAGCGCGAGATCTTCGAGGAGTCCGGCATCAACGTCGTGTCGCCCCGTTACCTGGGTTCGCAGCCCTGGCCGTTCCCGGCGAGCCTCATGCTCGGCTTCCGGGCCGAGGTCGACACCGACGATCCCGGCACGCTCACCCCCGACGGTGCCGAGATCCTCGACCTGCGCTGGTTCAGCCGCGACGAGCTCGTCGCGGGCCTCGGCGACATCGTCCTGCCCGGGCGCACGTCCATCGCCCGCGCGATCATCGAGGACTGGTTCGGCGGCGAGATCGACCAGTGA
- a CDS encoding phosphotransferase produces the protein MARSHLTLAALATAAVADLEVTRASRHGSETGGDFDSALVDGRAGEHCIVRVPRSQRAEAEQSADLDALRALSAGVRGRLSFDVPAYRGQAPIGRTRGIVYDVVPGEHLSISRLTATSDLPTALGRAVAAIHSLPTSFVTDAGLTSHTPFEAMRSSAALVDRAASTRLLPAALLERWEAAIQDSVLWQFQPTVVNGSLDAGSVLVLGDTVSGVLGWHDLQVGDPARDLAWLLGAPSPTAVDAAFDAYNTARGTSDHQLRHRATLYRELDLAKWLLHGTGTKNTSVVDDAVEMMTKLVDSLPGDRRAGIGSGSTAALDVDGVEDLLEATERRHV, from the coding sequence ATGGCCAGATCTCATCTCACTCTAGCCGCGCTGGCCACGGCCGCCGTCGCGGACCTGGAGGTCACGCGCGCGTCACGCCACGGCAGCGAGACGGGTGGCGACTTCGACTCCGCACTCGTCGACGGCCGCGCCGGAGAGCACTGCATCGTCCGTGTCCCCCGGTCGCAACGAGCCGAGGCCGAGCAATCGGCCGACCTCGACGCCTTGCGCGCGCTGAGCGCAGGCGTCCGCGGGCGGCTCTCGTTCGACGTACCCGCCTACCGCGGCCAGGCGCCGATCGGTCGCACGCGCGGCATCGTCTACGACGTCGTCCCCGGCGAGCACCTGTCGATCTCGCGACTGACCGCGACCAGCGACCTGCCCACGGCGCTGGGCCGTGCCGTGGCGGCGATCCACTCGCTGCCGACGAGCTTCGTGACCGACGCCGGCCTGACCAGCCACACACCGTTCGAGGCCATGCGCTCCTCGGCGGCGCTGGTCGATCGCGCGGCCTCGACGCGCCTGCTGCCCGCCGCGCTGCTCGAGCGCTGGGAGGCCGCCATCCAGGACTCGGTGCTGTGGCAGTTCCAGCCGACGGTGGTCAACGGCTCCCTCGACGCCGGTTCGGTGCTCGTCCTCGGCGACACCGTCAGCGGCGTGCTCGGCTGGCACGACCTGCAGGTCGGCGACCCCGCCCGCGACCTGGCCTGGTTGCTCGGCGCCCCGAGCCCGACGGCGGTCGACGCGGCGTTCGACGCCTACAACACCGCCCGCGGCACGAGCGACCACCAGCTGCGGCACCGGGCGACCCTGTACCGCGAACTCGACCTGGCGAAGTGGCTGCTGCACGGCACCGGCACCAAGAACACGTCGGTCGTCGACGACGCCGTCGAGATGATGACGAAGCTCGTCGACTCGTTGCCCGGTGATCGACGGGCCGGCATCGGCTCGGGATCGACCGCCGCCCTCGACGTCGACGGCGTCGAGGACCTGCTCGAGGCGACCGAGCGCCGTCACGTCTGA
- a CDS encoding UvrD-helicase domain-containing protein has product MTAEGRAAPAGADDGSGVGDTTRASSSLLGAAEIAEALGLPTPTPEQQAVIEAPLEPALVVAGAGSGKTETMANRVVWLLANRLVGVSQVLGLTFTRKAAGELGERIERRIAQLAAVGLLGDEADPFDVPTVSTYNAFANAIFRDNALRVGRESESQVLGDASAWQLARSLVVGSHDERLAGLGRSVDGITEAVLRLSHALSENVTGPEPVARLADRFLDLASLPSTKGSAYKSVVDAVGAVSALPPLLDLAAAFADEKARRGLVEYSDQVALALEVCDTAPSVVAELRDRYRVVLLDEYQDTSVVQTTLLSRLFEGTGVMAVGDPHQSIYGFRGASAANLGRFPVDFGARPDAVFSLSTSWRNASRVLDAANTVVAELARSAGAVVGELRPRPGAPEGRVELLFDQTLPGEADQVAAWLQRELALPTVVDREPARRTAALLFRSKKTMPVFVEALAARGVPYHVLGVGGLLQRPEVVDLVSCLRVLHDPSAGSEAIRLMAGARWRIGVRDIARLRDVASWLFSHDHAQQRLDDDVAAGFRASVAAGEHGSIVDALDFVATAPLTHRQLAEFSDEGLVRLRRLGSHLAFLRGRTGLDLVDLVTLVEHEMLLDVEVAAATGAPSGGAWLQAFEDELAGYVATDENAGLGGFLSWLAAAERRDDMGPRSEQAERGTVQLLTIHGSKGLEWDVVAVPRLVEGELPGTSREGVGWLGFGELPYEFRGDAAELPVLGWRGVADQKEFDQSLKAFKDELVVRHQAEERRLAYVALTRARDALLVSGSFWTSAVRPRPASRFVVELAERGLVPIGDLPERPDDDENPLAAASRELSWPLDPLGQRRAVVEDAAARVAAAVDRRSRDEPADTERPRPRSRWSSDIDLLLLERDAARAGAGAVPLPQRIPASRFKDYVDDPAAVAAALRRPLPERPYRATRLGTLFHEWVEERFRPTGRAETLDAWGDESDLDDERVGSPGSGPVDPDDARRFEHLVTTFERSAWATLEPTDVELEIHLPLGNRTVICKIDAVFERDGRFEVVDWKTGKAPTDDADLELKQLQLALYREAYAQFTGIPADRIDAVFYFVADDVVLRPRHVADRRELVELWQRVEASSQT; this is encoded by the coding sequence GTGACGGCCGAGGGCCGGGCCGCACCGGCGGGTGCGGATGACGGGAGCGGCGTCGGCGACACGACCCGCGCCTCCTCGTCCCTGCTCGGAGCGGCCGAGATCGCCGAGGCACTCGGGCTGCCCACCCCGACCCCCGAGCAGCAGGCCGTCATCGAGGCCCCACTCGAGCCCGCCCTCGTGGTGGCGGGCGCCGGCAGCGGCAAGACCGAGACCATGGCCAACCGCGTGGTGTGGCTGCTCGCCAACCGCCTCGTCGGCGTCTCGCAGGTGCTCGGCTTGACCTTCACCCGCAAGGCCGCCGGTGAGCTCGGTGAGCGCATCGAGCGGCGCATCGCCCAGCTCGCCGCCGTCGGACTGCTCGGCGACGAGGCCGACCCGTTCGACGTGCCCACCGTCTCGACCTACAACGCGTTCGCCAACGCGATCTTCCGGGACAACGCGCTGCGGGTGGGTCGCGAGAGCGAGTCGCAGGTGCTCGGCGACGCGTCGGCCTGGCAGTTGGCGCGCTCACTCGTCGTGGGAAGCCACGACGAGCGCCTCGCCGGGCTCGGCCGCAGCGTCGACGGCATCACCGAGGCCGTCCTCCGCCTGAGCCACGCCCTCAGCGAGAACGTCACCGGGCCCGAGCCCGTGGCGCGCCTGGCCGACCGGTTCCTCGACCTCGCGAGTCTGCCGTCGACCAAGGGCAGCGCCTACAAGTCGGTCGTCGACGCCGTCGGCGCGGTGTCGGCCCTCCCGCCGCTGCTCGACCTCGCCGCGGCCTTCGCCGACGAGAAGGCCCGTCGCGGCCTCGTCGAGTACTCCGACCAGGTGGCCCTGGCCCTCGAGGTCTGCGACACGGCTCCGAGCGTCGTGGCCGAGCTGCGCGACCGCTACCGCGTCGTGCTCCTCGACGAATACCAGGACACCAGCGTCGTGCAGACCACCTTGCTGTCCCGCCTCTTCGAGGGCACCGGGGTCATGGCGGTCGGCGACCCCCACCAGTCCATCTACGGGTTCCGGGGGGCCAGCGCCGCGAACCTCGGACGGTTCCCGGTGGACTTCGGGGCCCGACCCGACGCCGTGTTCAGCCTCTCGACGAGCTGGCGCAACGCCTCGCGCGTTCTCGACGCCGCCAACACGGTCGTGGCCGAGCTCGCACGGTCCGCCGGTGCGGTCGTCGGCGAGCTGCGCCCCCGGCCGGGTGCTCCCGAGGGTCGTGTCGAGCTGCTCTTCGACCAGACGCTGCCGGGTGAGGCCGACCAGGTCGCGGCGTGGCTGCAGCGAGAGCTGGCCCTCCCCACGGTGGTCGACCGCGAGCCCGCCCGCCGGACGGCGGCGTTGCTCTTCCGGTCGAAGAAGACCATGCCCGTCTTCGTCGAGGCACTGGCCGCGCGCGGGGTGCCATACCACGTGCTCGGCGTCGGCGGTCTCCTGCAACGCCCCGAGGTCGTCGACCTCGTGTCCTGCCTCCGGGTGCTGCACGACCCGTCGGCCGGTTCCGAGGCGATCCGTCTGATGGCCGGGGCCCGATGGCGGATCGGCGTGCGAGACATCGCGCGGTTGCGCGACGTCGCCTCGTGGCTCTTCTCGCACGACCACGCCCAGCAGCGCCTCGACGACGACGTCGCCGCCGGGTTCCGGGCGTCGGTGGCCGCCGGCGAGCACGGGTCCATCGTCGACGCCCTGGACTTCGTGGCCACGGCACCCCTGACCCATCGTCAGCTCGCCGAGTTCAGCGACGAAGGACTCGTGCGCCTGAGGCGGTTGGGCTCGCACCTCGCGTTCCTCCGGGGCCGCACCGGGCTCGACCTCGTCGATCTGGTCACGCTGGTCGAGCACGAGATGCTGCTCGACGTCGAGGTGGCGGCGGCCACCGGGGCGCCCTCGGGCGGTGCCTGGTTGCAGGCTTTCGAAGACGAACTGGCCGGGTACGTCGCGACCGACGAGAACGCCGGGCTCGGGGGCTTCCTGTCGTGGCTGGCGGCAGCCGAGCGTCGTGACGACATGGGGCCGCGGTCCGAGCAGGCCGAGCGGGGTACCGTCCAATTGCTGACCATCCACGGGTCCAAGGGGCTCGAGTGGGACGTCGTGGCGGTGCCCCGGCTGGTCGAGGGCGAGTTGCCCGGCACGTCGCGCGAGGGCGTGGGGTGGCTCGGTTTCGGCGAACTGCCGTACGAGTTCCGCGGCGACGCGGCCGAGTTGCCGGTCCTCGGCTGGCGGGGCGTCGCCGACCAGAAAGAGTTCGACCAGTCGCTGAAGGCGTTCAAGGACGAGCTCGTCGTCCGACACCAGGCCGAAGAGCGGCGGCTGGCCTACGTCGCGCTCACCCGTGCCCGTGACGCCCTGCTCGTGAGCGGTTCCTTCTGGACGAGTGCCGTGCGCCCTCGTCCGGCGAGCCGGTTCGTCGTCGAGCTGGCCGAGAGAGGACTCGTGCCGATCGGTGACCTGCCCGAGCGACCCGACGACGACGAGAACCCCCTGGCCGCCGCATCCCGCGAGCTCAGCTGGCCGCTCGACCCCCTGGGCCAGCGCCGTGCGGTCGTCGAGGACGCGGCGGCACGGGTCGCCGCGGCCGTGGACCGGCGCTCACGAGACGAGCCCGCCGACACGGAGCGGCCACGGCCCCGGTCGAGATGGTCGTCCGACATCGACCTGCTGCTGCTCGAGCGCGACGCCGCGCGAGCGGGCGCCGGGGCGGTTCCCCTGCCGCAGCGCATCCCCGCCTCACGGTTCAAGGACTACGTCGACGACCCGGCCGCGGTCGCCGCCGCCCTCCGTCGCCCCCTGCCCGAACGGCCCTACCGGGCCACCCGCCTCGGCACGCTGTTCCACGAGTGGGTGGAAGAGCGCTTCCGACCGACGGGCCGTGCCGAGACCCTCGACGCCTGGGGAGACGAGAGCGATCTCGACGACGAGCGGGTCGGCTCACCCGGGTCCGGGCCGGTCGACCCCGACGACGCGAGGAGGTTCGAGCACCTGGTCACGACCTTCGAGCGCTCGGCCTGGGCGACCCTCGAGCCCACCGACGTCGAGCTCGAGATCCACCTCCCCCTGGGCAATCGCACCGTCATCTGCAAGATCGACGCCGTGTTCGAACGCGACGGCCGGTTCGAGGTCGTCGACTGGAAGACGGGCAAAGCGCCCACCGACGACGCCGATCTCGAGCTCAAGCAGCTCCAACTGGCGCTCTACCGCGAGGCCTACGCCCAGTTCACGGGCATCCCGGCCGACAGGATCGACGCGGTCTTCTACTTCGTGGCCGACGACGTGGTGCTGCGGCCCCGGCACGTGGCCGACCGCCGTGAACTGGTCGAGCTCTGGCAGCGGGTCGAGGCGTCGTCTCAGACGTGA
- a CDS encoding UrvD/REP family ATP-dependent DNA helicase: MASTVSPPLPGPTRAVVPTALDDSQRAVLDLPDGRSAAVLGAPGSGKTRTLVEFVVDRVEVRAWGPAAVMALAPTRSTATTLRDVIASRLTVPTPGPLARTVSSLAFDVVGHAARLVGLPAPTLLTGGDQDSIVRSLLEGHELDGTGPSWPDGLGPTVRRLRGFRTELREVLMRSTEHRIGSEGLRRAAERADRPEWAAVADFRDEYLGVLDAARGRHLDSAELVDYAVAALDRGETAPAVDGLRVVLVDDAQEATESTVALLRALTRRGVAVIAFGDPDLSTSAFRGGTPDVLGRLGPRLGLSDVETLYLSTAHRHQPPLRDLVQRVTSRIGTAGAGRQHAAVAAPVAEPSELGDGSDSPVPPIVTVRADRPTHEVASVARLLREHHLVRGVPWSRMMVVVRSGGQVAGVARGLQLAEVPTRTSVAGRAVRDEHAARHLLLAASVAVGRDELTVELATELLLGPLAGFDPLSLRRLRLALRADELGAGGVRSADDLLVEALEGAGRFVTIDSRFAARAGRFSSSLDAARRAAATGASIEEVLWGLWERSGLAAEWSARSDGHGIVAAEADRHLDGVVALFTAAKRFVERTPEAPAGAFLDSLLGAEVPEDTLSPQATAETVLVCSPSNAVGVEVDVVVAARLQDGVWPNLRIRGGLLAPDELVALAERGLLRGGPSDDRDDEPAAPSDARAAVLSDELRMFALTVSRATRQVVLSCTSNDDEGPSPFFRLLPDGCPEAPAGHPLSLRGLVGHLRHVLVSSPHGPRADDAVEALARLAHEGVAGASPDDWYGLLEPTTVEPLIDLDAPEAHVPVSPSQLGSFEECPLHWFVDRFGGSPPNAAMGLGTVLHDVMEHAEGTDVDSLWRAVEARWPELEFESAWIAESEKHRARDMTESLSSYLRDFEASGGSLLGAESTFTLDIGPARLRGSIDRVERTREGAAVIVDLKTGRSAPTSPQAVAEHPQLGSYQVALADGAVEAVPEGTPPGGAKLVIVSSGVRGKLYREPAQGAFDDDRLAAFRARVVDAAEHMAGRVFVARLDDHCEGRHGGSCRIHVVGEVSGS, from the coding sequence ATGGCCTCGACCGTCTCCCCGCCCCTCCCGGGGCCCACGCGAGCCGTGGTGCCGACGGCTCTCGACGACTCGCAGCGAGCCGTGCTCGACCTCCCCGACGGGCGGTCGGCGGCCGTCCTGGGTGCCCCGGGTTCGGGCAAGACCCGCACGCTCGTCGAGTTCGTGGTGGACCGGGTCGAGGTGCGCGCGTGGGGCCCGGCGGCCGTGATGGCGCTGGCGCCGACGCGGTCGACGGCCACGACCCTGCGCGACGTGATCGCGTCGCGGCTCACCGTCCCCACCCCGGGACCCCTGGCCCGCACCGTCTCGTCGCTCGCGTTCGACGTGGTCGGCCACGCGGCGCGACTCGTCGGCCTCCCCGCACCGACCCTCCTCACCGGGGGCGATCAGGACAGCATCGTCCGATCCCTGCTCGAAGGGCACGAGCTCGACGGGACGGGGCCGTCCTGGCCCGACGGGCTCGGCCCGACCGTGCGTCGGCTCCGCGGGTTCCGGACGGAGCTGCGTGAGGTCCTCATGCGGTCGACCGAGCACCGCATCGGGTCCGAGGGGCTCCGACGTGCCGCCGAACGGGCCGACCGGCCCGAATGGGCGGCGGTGGCCGACTTCCGCGACGAGTACCTGGGCGTGCTCGACGCGGCCCGGGGGCGGCACCTCGACTCGGCCGAGCTCGTCGACTACGCCGTCGCCGCCCTCGACCGCGGCGAGACCGCCCCGGCCGTCGACGGACTGCGGGTCGTCCTCGTCGACGACGCGCAAGAAGCGACCGAGTCGACCGTGGCGCTGTTGCGCGCCCTGACCCGGCGGGGCGTCGCCGTGATCGCGTTCGGCGACCCCGACCTGTCGACCAGCGCGTTCCGGGGCGGTACGCCGGACGTGCTCGGCCGGCTCGGCCCCCGGCTCGGCCTGTCCGACGTCGAGACGCTCTACCTCTCGACGGCCCACCGCCACCAGCCGCCGCTGCGGGATCTCGTGCAGCGCGTCACCTCCCGGATCGGGACGGCCGGCGCCGGTCGTCAGCACGCCGCGGTGGCTGCGCCGGTGGCCGAGCCCTCCGAGCTCGGCGACGGGTCCGACTCCCCGGTGCCCCCGATCGTCACCGTCCGGGCCGACAGGCCGACCCACGAAGTGGCGTCGGTGGCCCGACTCCTGCGCGAGCACCACCTGGTCCGCGGGGTGCCGTGGTCGCGCATGATGGTCGTCGTCCGCAGCGGCGGGCAGGTGGCCGGCGTCGCGCGGGGGCTGCAGCTCGCCGAGGTGCCGACCCGCACCTCCGTCGCCGGACGCGCCGTTCGCGACGAGCACGCGGCGCGTCACCTGTTGCTCGCCGCTTCCGTGGCCGTCGGACGCGACGAGCTCACCGTCGAGCTCGCGACCGAGTTGCTGCTGGGGCCTCTCGCCGGCTTCGACCCGCTCTCGCTGCGACGCCTGAGGCTCGCTCTGCGCGCCGACGAGCTCGGGGCGGGCGGCGTCCGCTCGGCCGACGACCTGCTCGTGGAGGCCCTCGAGGGGGCCGGTCGGTTCGTCACGATCGACTCGAGGTTCGCGGCCCGTGCCGGGCGATTCTCGTCCAGCCTGGACGCGGCCCGTCGTGCCGCCGCGACCGGTGCGAGCATCGAAGAAGTGCTCTGGGGCCTGTGGGAGCGCAGCGGACTCGCGGCCGAATGGTCGGCGCGGAGCGACGGTCACGGCATCGTCGCCGCCGAGGCCGACCGTCACCTCGACGGCGTCGTCGCGCTGTTCACGGCCGCCAAGCGCTTCGTCGAACGCACCCCCGAGGCGCCGGCCGGGGCCTTCCTCGACTCGTTGCTCGGGGCCGAGGTGCCCGAAGACACGCTCTCGCCACAGGCGACGGCCGAGACGGTGCTGGTCTGTTCACCGTCGAACGCCGTCGGAGTCGAGGTCGACGTGGTCGTCGCCGCGCGCCTGCAGGACGGCGTGTGGCCGAACCTCCGCATCCGTGGCGGGCTGCTCGCGCCCGACGAACTCGTCGCCCTGGCCGAGCGCGGTCTGCTCCGGGGCGGCCCGTCCGACGACCGTGACGACGAGCCGGCCGCCCCCTCCGACGCCCGGGCCGCGGTGCTGTCCGACGAGTTGCGCATGTTCGCCCTCACGGTGTCACGCGCCACCCGGCAGGTCGTGCTCTCCTGCACCTCGAACGACGACGAGGGCCCCTCGCCGTTCTTCCGGCTGCTGCCCGACGGCTGCCCGGAAGCCCCCGCCGGGCACCCCCTGTCGCTCCGAGGGCTCGTGGGGCACCTCCGGCACGTGCTCGTCTCGTCGCCTCACGGCCCCCGGGCAGACGACGCGGTCGAGGCGTTGGCCCGACTCGCCCACGAGGGCGTGGCCGGGGCGTCCCCGGACGACTGGTACGGGCTGCTCGAGCCGACCACCGTCGAGCCGCTCATCGACCTCGACGCCCCCGAGGCCCACGTCCCCGTGTCGCCGTCGCAACTCGGGTCGTTCGAAGAATGCCCCCTGCACTGGTTCGTCGACCGGTTCGGCGGCTCCCCTCCCAACGCGGCGATGGGTCTCGGCACGGTGCTGCACGACGTCATGGAGCACGCCGAGGGCACGGACGTCGACTCGCTCTGGCGGGCGGTCGAGGCACGCTGGCCCGAGCTCGAGTTCGAGTCGGCCTGGATCGCCGAGTCCGAGAAACACCGGGCGCGCGACATGACCGAGAGCCTCTCCTCCTACCTGCGGGACTTCGAGGCGTCGGGTGGCAGCCTCCTCGGAGCCGAGTCGACCTTCACCCTCGACATCGGGCCGGCTCGTCTGCGCGGGTCGATCGACCGGGTCGAGCGCACCCGCGAGGGCGCCGCCGTCATCGTCGACCTCAAGACGGGGCGGTCGGCCCCGACGTCGCCCCAGGCCGTGGCCGAGCACCCGCAGTTGGGCAGCTATCAGGTCGCCCTCGCCGACGGCGCGGTCGAGGCCGTGCCCGAGGGCACACCCCCCGGTGGGGCGAAGCTCGTCATCGTGTCGTCGGGCGTCCGGGGCAAGCTGTACCGAGAGCCGGCCCAGGGGGCGTTCGACGACGACCGACTCGCGGCCTTCCGGGCACGGGTCGTCGACGCGGCCGAGCACATGGCGGGACGGGTCTTCGTCGCCCGCCTCGACGACCACTGCGAGGGCCGCCACGGTGGATCGTGCCGCATCCACGTGGTGGGCGAGGTGAGCGGCTCGTGA
- a CDS encoding DUF3107 domain-containing protein, translating into MDIRIGITNSPREISFETAQTADEVEKVVGDALDGGKSYVTLADSKGKTYLVPTASLAYVEVGSEESRKVGFVS; encoded by the coding sequence GTGGACATTCGCATCGGCATCACCAACAGCCCCCGTGAGATCAGCTTCGAGACGGCGCAGACCGCCGACGAGGTCGAGAAGGTCGTCGGCGACGCGCTCGACGGCGGCAAGTCGTACGTCACCCTCGCCGACTCCAAGGGCAAGACCTACCTGGTCCCCACCGCGTCGCTCGCCTACGTCGAGGTCGGCAGCGAAGAGAGCCGCAAGGTCGGGTTCGTCAGCTAG